From the genome of Actinacidiphila yeochonensis CN732, one region includes:
- the thpR gene encoding RNA 2',3'-cyclic phosphodiesterase, with protein MRLFVAVLPPPAAVRELAAAVAPLRRLPGADRLRWTRPEDWHLTLAFLGEVPDSVRPGLDERLARAARRHPPHTLRLAGGGRFGDHVLWTAAAGERAALEGLARSLRAGARRAGAPADEGHPFRSHLTLARTARSASVRLGPFAEELASFEGTPWEVGEAALVVSVPPRSGAPGERPRYEVAASWPLGRPSGAGEQPDTPGGPGPGSPYGDGGAEAPGSAEADPGAGGPRAAG; from the coding sequence GTGAGGCTCTTCGTCGCGGTGCTGCCGCCCCCGGCCGCCGTCCGTGAACTGGCCGCCGCCGTGGCACCGCTGCGCCGGCTGCCGGGCGCCGACCGGCTGCGCTGGACCCGCCCCGAGGACTGGCACCTCACCCTGGCGTTCCTCGGCGAGGTGCCCGACTCCGTCCGCCCCGGCCTCGACGAACGGCTCGCGCGGGCCGCCCGCCGGCACCCGCCGCACACGCTGCGGCTGGCCGGCGGCGGGCGGTTCGGCGACCACGTCCTGTGGACGGCCGCCGCCGGCGAGCGCGCGGCCCTTGAGGGCCTGGCCCGCTCGCTGCGGGCCGGCGCGCGCCGCGCCGGGGCGCCCGCCGACGAGGGGCACCCTTTCCGCTCCCACCTCACCCTCGCCCGCACGGCCCGCTCGGCGTCCGTCCGGCTGGGCCCCTTCGCCGAGGAGCTGGCCTCTTTCGAGGGCACGCCGTGGGAGGTCGGGGAGGCCGCTCTGGTCGTCAGCGTGCCGCCGCGGTCCGGGGCGCCGGGGGAGCGGCCCCGGTACGAGGTCGCCGCGTCCTGGCCGCTCGGCCGCCCCTCGGGCGCCGGGGAGCAGCCGGACACCCCGGGCGGGCCGGGCCCCGGCAGCCCGTACGGGGACGGCGGCGCCGAGGCCCCGGGCAGCGCCGAGGCGGACCCGGGGGCAGGAGGACCCCGCGCGGCCGGTTAA
- a CDS encoding MarR family winged helix-turn-helix transcriptional regulator — MRLSRRLRHQRVDETLSPTEMSVLATLERCGSATPGELARKEHVQPPSMTRIVAMLEAKELVVREPHPDDRRQVVVSRTEQAGAMLAESRRKRNAWLAELAEKLTEDELAVLREAAPVLERLAHL; from the coding sequence ATGCGACTGTCCCGCCGACTGCGCCACCAGCGCGTCGACGAGACCCTGAGCCCCACCGAGATGTCGGTGCTGGCCACGTTGGAGCGGTGCGGCTCCGCCACACCCGGCGAACTCGCCCGCAAGGAGCACGTCCAGCCGCCCTCCATGACCAGGATCGTGGCGATGCTGGAGGCCAAGGAGCTGGTGGTGCGCGAACCGCACCCCGACGACCGCCGCCAGGTGGTGGTCAGCCGTACGGAACAGGCCGGCGCGATGCTCGCCGAGAGCCGCAGGAAACGCAACGCGTGGCTCGCGGAGCTGGCCGAGAAGCTCACCGAGGACGAACTGGCGGTGCTGCGGGAGGCCGCCCCCGTCCTGGAGAGGCTGGCGCACCTGTGA
- a CDS encoding ribbon-helix-helix protein, CopG family: MASRVLSLRVDEELWERIRAHAARRGISPQDYVLRALVRDDFDQRFMASVEETDRFYAAAGAHDAPPPAHGAEP, translated from the coding sequence ATGGCATCGAGAGTGCTCAGCCTCCGGGTGGACGAAGAGCTGTGGGAGCGCATCCGGGCCCACGCCGCCAGGCGGGGGATCAGCCCCCAGGACTACGTGCTCCGGGCCCTCGTCCGGGACGACTTCGACCAGCGGTTCATGGCCTCCGTCGAGGAGACCGACCGCTTCTACGCCGCCGCCGGAGCGCACGACGCCCCGCCCCCGGCGCACGGCGCGGAGCCGTGA
- a CDS encoding NCS2 family permease, protein MSPSPSASAPAAATRPSGPPPTGIDRFFHISERGSSIPREIRGGLATFFAMAYIIVLNPIILGSGVDKYGHHLQGGQLVTATVITAAFTTLLMGVVGNVPIALAAGLGVNTVVALQLAPRMSWQDAMGMVVLAGLAIMLLVATGLRERVMSAVPLGLRKGIAIGIGLFILLIGLVDSGFVTRVPDAAHTTVPLQLGTDGHLHGWPVLIFILGTLLTLGLIVRRVPGAILISIVAMTALALIVDAVANVPAAGWGLTVPKWPGNPVSTPDFGLLGHFSLFGGFHEVGVLTGILFVFTVLLSCFFDAMGTILGVSDEAGLLDKKGDLPGMSRVLMIDGIATAAGGVSSSSANTCFVESTAGAGEGARTGLASVVTGLMFVAALFLTPLATMVPAQAATPALVAVGFLILSGSVREVDWSDFTIAIPVFLTMVMMPFTYSITNGIGIGFITFCLLRVIAGRWREVPVALYLVAAVFAFYYLMPALGLV, encoded by the coding sequence ATGTCCCCGTCCCCCTCGGCCTCCGCTCCCGCGGCCGCGACCCGGCCCAGCGGTCCGCCGCCCACCGGGATCGACCGGTTCTTCCACATCTCCGAACGCGGCTCCTCCATCCCCCGGGAGATCCGCGGCGGCCTGGCCACGTTCTTCGCGATGGCCTACATCATCGTCCTGAACCCGATCATCCTCGGCTCGGGCGTCGACAAGTACGGCCACCACCTCCAGGGCGGCCAGCTGGTCACGGCCACCGTGATAACCGCCGCGTTCACCACGCTGCTCATGGGCGTGGTCGGCAACGTGCCGATCGCGCTCGCCGCCGGCCTCGGCGTCAACACCGTCGTCGCGCTCCAGCTCGCCCCGCGGATGAGCTGGCAGGACGCGATGGGCATGGTGGTGCTGGCCGGCCTGGCGATCATGCTGCTGGTGGCCACCGGCCTGCGGGAGCGCGTGATGAGCGCGGTTCCGCTGGGCCTGCGCAAGGGCATCGCGATCGGCATCGGCCTGTTCATCCTGCTGATCGGCCTGGTCGACTCCGGCTTCGTCACCCGCGTGCCGGACGCCGCGCACACCACCGTCCCGCTCCAGCTGGGCACCGACGGCCACCTGCACGGCTGGCCGGTGCTCATCTTCATCCTGGGCACGCTGCTCACGCTCGGACTCATCGTCCGGCGGGTGCCGGGCGCGATCCTCATCTCCATCGTGGCGATGACGGCGCTGGCCCTGATCGTCGACGCGGTGGCGAACGTGCCGGCCGCCGGCTGGGGCCTGACCGTGCCCAAGTGGCCCGGCAACCCGGTGTCCACCCCCGACTTCGGGCTGCTCGGCCACTTCAGCCTCTTCGGCGGCTTCCACGAGGTCGGGGTGCTGACCGGCATCCTCTTCGTCTTCACGGTGCTGCTGTCCTGCTTCTTCGACGCCATGGGCACGATCCTCGGCGTCAGCGACGAGGCCGGGCTGCTGGACAAGAAGGGCGACCTGCCCGGCATGAGCCGGGTGCTGATGATCGACGGCATCGCCACCGCCGCGGGCGGCGTCAGCTCCTCCTCGGCGAACACCTGCTTCGTGGAGTCCACCGCGGGCGCCGGCGAGGGTGCCCGCACCGGCCTGGCCAGCGTGGTCACCGGCCTGATGTTCGTCGCCGCGCTCTTCCTCACCCCGCTGGCCACCATGGTCCCGGCACAGGCGGCCACGCCCGCGCTGGTCGCCGTCGGCTTCCTGATCCTCTCCGGATCGGTCCGCGAGGTGGACTGGAGCGACTTCACCATCGCCATCCCGGTGTTCCTGACGATGGTGATGATGCCGTTCACGTACTCCATCACCAACGGCATCGGTATCGGCTTCATCACCTTCTGCCTGCTGCGGGTGATCGCCGGCCGCTGGCGCGAGGTGCCGGTCGCCCTCTACCTGGTGGCCGCGGTCTTCGCCTTCTACTACCTGATGCCGGCCCTCGGCCTGGTCTGA
- a CDS encoding DUF2530 domain-containing protein, protein MTDQPAPQPPERPEPSAPSGSAGASSSSGSPAPAPPAGGDAGGAVRAESPAGKKRPALREAPEPLEANDVATVTVGTVIWFALFVVQLPFYGWYSDHGHTWFIWTCLAGGCLGLLGLKYTRGRRDAIARARAAQGGGPDAPVGAA, encoded by the coding sequence GTGACCGATCAGCCCGCGCCGCAGCCGCCCGAGCGGCCCGAGCCGTCCGCGCCCTCCGGCTCCGCCGGCGCCTCCAGCTCTTCCGGCTCCCCCGCCCCGGCCCCGCCGGCCGGCGGAGACGCGGGCGGCGCCGTCCGCGCCGAGTCCCCTGCCGGGAAGAAGCGCCCGGCGCTGCGCGAGGCCCCCGAGCCCCTGGAGGCCAACGACGTGGCCACCGTCACCGTGGGCACGGTGATCTGGTTCGCGCTCTTCGTGGTGCAGCTGCCGTTCTACGGCTGGTACTCCGACCACGGCCACACCTGGTTCATCTGGACCTGCCTGGCCGGGGGCTGCCTGGGCCTGCTGGGCCTGAAGTACACGCGCGGGCGCCGTGACGCGATCGCCCGCGCCCGGGCCGCCCAGGGCGGCGGGCCGGACGCCCCGGTCGGCGCGGCCTGA
- a CDS encoding DUF3027 domain-containing protein, protein MRSRTPDRLCAEAVDLARTVTREAVGHESVGEHLGVVAEGDRVVTHLFACEEPAYRGWRWATTLTRASRGKAVTVDETVLLPGTDAVLAPAWVPWSERLRPGDMGPGDLLPTEPDDPRLEPGWTGGAEAQARARAAEQEWAEVRAAQPAEPAEAEPELEQEPSTGVVAVTPPPSTAEIGAVAREIGMDRARVLSRYGLKAAAERWEERFGPETAMAQAAPARCASCAFLVPVAGSLRQAFGVCANEYASSDGQLVSLEYGCGGHSEAAVMPRTPPPPPMVLDDLNETDQLHPETPADPAEGDDEAAGDPGTS, encoded by the coding sequence ATGCGAAGCCGTACCCCTGACCGCCTGTGCGCCGAGGCGGTCGATCTCGCGCGGACGGTGACGCGCGAGGCGGTCGGCCACGAGTCGGTGGGCGAGCATCTCGGGGTCGTCGCCGAGGGCGACCGCGTCGTCACCCACCTCTTCGCCTGCGAGGAGCCCGCCTACCGGGGCTGGCGGTGGGCGACCACGCTCACCCGCGCCTCCCGGGGCAAGGCCGTCACGGTCGACGAAACGGTGCTGCTGCCCGGGACCGACGCCGTCCTCGCCCCCGCGTGGGTGCCCTGGAGCGAGCGGCTGCGCCCCGGCGACATGGGCCCCGGCGACCTGCTCCCCACCGAGCCGGACGACCCGCGCCTCGAACCGGGCTGGACCGGCGGCGCCGAGGCGCAGGCGCGGGCGCGGGCCGCCGAGCAGGAGTGGGCCGAGGTCAGGGCTGCTCAGCCGGCCGAGCCGGCCGAGGCCGAGCCGGAGCTTGAGCAGGAGCCGTCAACGGGCGTCGTCGCCGTCACACCCCCGCCGTCCACCGCCGAGATCGGCGCCGTCGCCCGCGAGATCGGCATGGACCGGGCCCGGGTGCTGTCCCGGTACGGGCTGAAGGCCGCCGCCGAACGCTGGGAGGAGCGGTTCGGCCCGGAGACCGCCATGGCGCAGGCCGCGCCCGCGCGGTGCGCCAGCTGCGCCTTCCTGGTGCCGGTCGCCGGGTCGCTGCGGCAGGCGTTCGGCGTGTGCGCCAACGAGTACGCGAGCTCCGACGGCCAGCTGGTCTCGCTGGAGTACGGCTGCGGCGGCCACTCCGAGGCCGCGGTGATGCCCAGAACGCCGCCCCCGCCGCCCATGGTCCTCGACGACCTCAACGAGACGGACCAACTGCACCCCGAGACCCCCGCCGACCCGGCCGAAGGGGACGACGAGGCCGCGGGGGACCCCGGCACCTCCTGA
- a CDS encoding MFS transporter: MGRSAGAVRRRVRRTTHAGGAGESGLAKLIELHAVHSAGDMLITVALASTVFFSVPSGEARNRVALYLLVTMAPFALLAPVVGPLLDRMQHGRRAAMAGSLMARAALAWTMAGVVSTAGLGLYPAALGVLVASKAYGVLRSAVVPRLLPARTTLVKANSRVTLAGLLATAVAAPVGAGLHVIGPQWPLYGASVIYVGGALMCMALPAVVDSARGEGKARLSADEEAPPEPTGLPGRPPGLLGVGPSVLHALQGNCGLRALSGFLTMFLAFMLREHPVGGLSPELSLGMVAVAAGAGNALGTALGAWLKSRGPEVIIATVLVCALSAAVVAAGWFGVVTVVLVAAVAGITQALAKLSLDALIQRDVPERVRTSTFARSETVLQLSWVVGGGLGIVLPLNGALGMAVAAALVLTAFAVSVRGLLGSARRGGATSARVA; this comes from the coding sequence GTGGGGCGATCGGCCGGCGCGGTGCGCCGCCGCGTCCGCCGTACGACGCACGCCGGCGGGGCGGGCGAGTCCGGGCTGGCCAAGCTGATCGAGCTGCACGCGGTGCACTCCGCGGGCGACATGCTCATCACCGTGGCCCTGGCCAGCACCGTCTTCTTCTCCGTCCCGAGCGGCGAGGCCCGCAACCGGGTGGCGCTCTACCTGCTGGTGACGATGGCTCCGTTCGCCCTGCTGGCGCCGGTGGTCGGCCCGCTGCTGGACCGGATGCAGCACGGCCGGCGGGCGGCGATGGCCGGTTCGCTGATGGCCCGCGCCGCGCTCGCCTGGACGATGGCCGGGGTGGTGTCCACGGCGGGCCTGGGCCTGTATCCGGCGGCACTGGGCGTGCTGGTGGCGTCCAAGGCCTACGGAGTACTGCGCAGCGCGGTGGTGCCCAGGCTGCTGCCGGCCCGCACCACGCTGGTCAAGGCGAACTCCCGGGTCACTCTGGCGGGCCTGCTCGCCACCGCGGTGGCCGCACCCGTCGGAGCGGGGTTGCACGTGATCGGGCCGCAGTGGCCGCTGTACGGGGCGTCGGTGATCTACGTCGGCGGCGCGCTGATGTGCATGGCGCTGCCGGCGGTGGTGGACTCGGCGCGCGGCGAGGGCAAGGCGCGGCTGTCGGCGGACGAGGAGGCGCCGCCGGAGCCGACCGGTCTGCCGGGGCGGCCGCCGGGGCTGCTGGGGGTGGGCCCCTCCGTACTGCACGCGCTCCAGGGCAACTGCGGGCTGCGCGCGCTGTCCGGGTTCCTGACGATGTTCCTGGCGTTCATGCTGCGCGAGCACCCGGTCGGCGGGCTGTCGCCGGAGCTGTCGCTGGGCATGGTGGCGGTGGCGGCGGGCGCCGGCAACGCGCTGGGCACGGCCCTGGGCGCCTGGCTGAAGTCCCGCGGGCCCGAGGTGATCATCGCGACGGTGCTGGTGTGCGCGCTGTCCGCCGCGGTGGTGGCGGCCGGCTGGTTCGGTGTGGTCACGGTGGTCCTGGTGGCGGCGGTGGCGGGCATCACGCAGGCGCTGGCGAAGCTGTCCCTGGACGCGCTGATCCAGCGGGACGTGCCGGAGCGGGTGCGCACCTCGACGTTCGCCCGCTCCGAGACGGTGCTCCAGCTGTCGTGGGTGGTGGGCGGCGGGCTGGGCATCGTGCTGCCGCTCAACGGCGCGCTGGGCATGGCGGTGGCGGCGGCGCTGGTCCTCACGGCGTTCGCGGTGTCGGTGCGGGGGCTGCTGGGCTCGGCCCGGCGCGGCGGCGCGACGAGCGCGCGGGTGGCGTGA
- a CDS encoding 1,4-dihydroxy-6-naphthoate synthase, producing MNAQAAAQTERTGEDGRAADTLRIAYSPCPNDTFVFHAWAHGEVEGAPPLDVSFADIDITNGLAERGELDVLKVSYAVLPWVLEEYALLPCGGALGRGCGPLVLTREADADLSGATVAVPSERSTAYLLFRLWAAAEVPGGVGEIVVMPFNEIMPAVRDGRVDAGLVIHEARFTYQDYGLHKLADMGEHWEATTGLPIPLGAIIAKRSLGRERLHALAEATRASVRQAWQAPERSRDYVLAHAQEMDPAVADQHIGLYVNEFTADLGEAGYAAVRGLLDRAATEGLVPPLAPGALDF from the coding sequence ATGAACGCACAGGCAGCGGCACAGACGGAGCGGACCGGCGAGGACGGGCGGGCGGCGGACACGCTGCGGATCGCCTACTCCCCCTGCCCGAACGACACGTTCGTCTTCCACGCGTGGGCGCACGGCGAGGTCGAGGGCGCGCCGCCGCTGGACGTGTCCTTCGCCGACATCGACATCACCAACGGCCTGGCCGAGCGCGGCGAGCTGGACGTGCTGAAGGTGTCCTACGCGGTGCTGCCGTGGGTGCTGGAGGAGTACGCGCTGCTGCCCTGCGGCGGCGCGCTGGGCCGCGGCTGCGGGCCGCTGGTCCTCACCCGGGAGGCGGACGCGGACCTCTCGGGCGCCACCGTCGCGGTGCCGAGCGAGCGCTCCACGGCCTACCTGCTCTTCCGGCTGTGGGCGGCGGCGGAGGTCCCCGGCGGAGTCGGGGAGATCGTCGTGATGCCGTTCAACGAGATCATGCCGGCGGTGCGCGACGGCCGGGTGGACGCCGGACTGGTCATCCACGAGGCCCGCTTCACGTACCAGGACTACGGCCTGCACAAGCTCGCCGACATGGGCGAGCACTGGGAGGCCACCACCGGCCTGCCGATCCCGCTGGGCGCGATCATCGCGAAGCGCTCGCTGGGCCGGGAGCGGCTGCACGCGCTGGCCGAGGCGACCCGGGCCTCGGTGCGGCAGGCGTGGCAGGCGCCGGAGCGGTCCCGCGACTACGTGCTGGCGCACGCGCAGGAGATGGACCCGGCCGTCGCCGACCAGCACATCGGGCTGTACGTCAACGAGTTCACCGCCGACCTCGGCGAGGCCGGCTACGCGGCCGTTCGCGGGCTGCTGGACCGCGCCGCGACCGAGGGCCTGGTGCCGCCGCTGGCCCCGGGGGCCCTGGACTTCTGA
- a CDS encoding cold-shock protein codes for MPTGKVKWFNSEKGFGFLSRDGGGDVFVHSSVLPAGVTVLKPGQRVEFGVVAGQRGDQALTVTLLDPTPSVAAAQRRKPDELLPIVQDLTSLLEDVARSLQRGRYPDKAQGHKIASVLRVVADQLDVG; via the coding sequence GTGCCTACCGGCAAGGTCAAGTGGTTCAACAGCGAGAAGGGTTTCGGTTTCCTCTCCCGTGACGGTGGCGGCGACGTCTTCGTGCACTCCTCGGTGCTGCCCGCCGGGGTCACCGTGCTCAAGCCCGGGCAGCGCGTGGAGTTCGGCGTGGTCGCCGGCCAGCGGGGGGACCAGGCGCTGACGGTGACACTGCTCGACCCCACCCCCTCGGTCGCGGCGGCGCAGCGGCGCAAGCCCGACGAGCTGCTGCCGATCGTCCAGGACCTCACCTCGCTCCTGGAGGACGTGGCCCGCTCGCTGCAGCGCGGCCGCTACCCCGACAAGGCCCAGGGCCACAAGATCGCCTCGGTGCTCCGCGTGGTCGCCGACCAGCTCGACGTCGGCTGA
- a CDS encoding HAD family hydrolase, which produces MPDAGDRAAAPAGPLTVGFDLDMTLIDSRPGIKAVYDRLAEETGVFIDSALAVTRLGPPLDEELAHWFPAERVPAMADRYRELYGDHAIAPTPAMPGALAAMDAVRRAGGRSLVVTAKHGPNARLHLDHVGIDAELCGSLWAEAKAEALVEWGASVYVGDHVGDVRGARRAGAVSVAVATGPCTAEELRAAGADVVLADLTEFPGWLAAHTAAHAGARTAAHAG; this is translated from the coding sequence GTGCCCGACGCGGGTGACCGCGCCGCCGCGCCCGCCGGTCCGCTGACCGTCGGGTTCGACCTCGACATGACGCTGATCGACTCCCGGCCCGGCATCAAGGCGGTGTACGACCGGCTCGCCGAGGAGACCGGCGTCTTCATCGACTCCGCCCTCGCGGTGACCCGCCTCGGGCCGCCGCTCGACGAGGAGCTGGCCCACTGGTTCCCGGCCGAGCGGGTGCCGGCGATGGCCGACCGCTACCGGGAGCTGTACGGCGACCACGCGATCGCGCCCACGCCGGCGATGCCCGGCGCGCTGGCGGCCATGGACGCCGTGCGGCGGGCGGGCGGCCGGTCCTTGGTCGTCACCGCCAAGCACGGCCCCAACGCCCGGCTCCACCTGGACCACGTCGGTATCGACGCCGAGCTGTGCGGCTCGCTGTGGGCCGAGGCGAAGGCGGAGGCGCTGGTGGAGTGGGGCGCCTCGGTCTACGTCGGCGACCACGTCGGGGACGTGCGCGGCGCCCGGCGGGCCGGAGCGGTCTCGGTGGCCGTGGCGACCGGCCCGTGCACGGCCGAGGAGCTGCGGGCGGCCGGCGCGGACGTCGTCCTGGCCGACCTCACGGAGTTCCCCGGCTGGCTCGCCGCCCACACCGCTGCCCACGCCGGCGCCCGGACCGCCGCCCACGCCGGCTGA
- a CDS encoding helicase-associated domain-containing protein, which yields MDRKDHTESVDTAGPRTLAEELRARNDDALARLLRARPDLLAPVPADITQLATRAGTRASVLRTLDRLPRFTRQVAEALAVAPDPCPYDVLLTLMAGAPEPGAEPGAGPAAGPDARDAGAAEVIAGGASGEDAGAAAGPLDDVLPRPLAAAVTRALPAAVGTLRAYGVLWGGEDRLRLVRAAHEVLGPSASVASGTGLGPTVGEATAGMSPARLQQIVTDAGLPATYDPVSAIEALSALFGDRARLAALLAAAPQGTRSLLERLVWGPPYGEVRDATAPVRAAEAAGPVQWLLARGLLLPSGRSTVVLPREAALTLRGGRAHRVPEPAAPEVATVARTPRTVDMTAAGQAFTAVRTVAELLAAWETGGPAVLRAGGLSVRDLKRTATTLDLTEQQSAFWLELAYAAGLVAADGEVDEAYAPTPAADGWSQLPAHEQWARLASAWLAATRTPGLVGSRDPKGRALAALGPELDRSLTPQVRRAVLGLLAGLPAGSAADRESLLARLRWERPLRAGAEALRAELVAWTLQEAEDLGVTGRGALAAHARPLLPGPAPSEGEDAAAADVAAAAAALAPLLPEPLDHVLLQADLTAVAPGPLVAPLAETLGVLADIESKGGATVYRFTPESVRRALDAGRTADELQRFLSAHSRTPVPQPLSYLVDDVARRHGTLRVGAASAYLRCDDEALLTGLLTDRRAAGLGLRRLAPTVVAAQTDPSTLLEKLRAMGLAPAAESPDGDVLITRPDAHRTPPRTAPVPLSEGPPAPDAKLLEAAIHAIRAGDRASTAVRRAPAAREDGPPRTPAADTLATVQAATLAGESLWIGYVNAEGAASQRVIAPTRVEGGFVTAYDHTADEMRRFALHRITGVSAIADDSD from the coding sequence ATGGACCGGAAGGACCACACCGAATCCGTGGACACGGCCGGACCGCGCACCCTCGCGGAGGAGCTGCGCGCGCGGAACGACGACGCCCTGGCGCGGCTGCTGCGGGCCCGTCCCGACCTCCTCGCGCCCGTGCCCGCCGACATCACGCAGCTCGCCACCCGGGCCGGCACCCGCGCGTCGGTACTGCGCACCCTGGACCGCCTCCCCCGGTTCACCCGCCAGGTCGCGGAGGCGCTGGCGGTGGCCCCGGACCCGTGCCCGTACGACGTGCTGCTGACCCTGATGGCGGGCGCCCCCGAGCCCGGTGCCGAGCCCGGTGCCGGTCCCGCGGCCGGTCCGGACGCGCGGGACGCCGGGGCAGCCGAGGTGATCGCCGGAGGGGCCTCCGGCGAGGACGCCGGTGCCGCCGCCGGGCCCCTGGACGACGTGCTGCCGCGGCCGCTGGCCGCCGCCGTCACCCGTGCCCTGCCCGCCGCCGTCGGGACCCTGCGCGCGTACGGCGTGCTGTGGGGCGGCGAGGACCGGCTGCGGCTGGTCCGGGCCGCGCACGAGGTGCTGGGCCCGTCCGCCTCGGTGGCCTCGGGCACCGGCCTCGGGCCCACGGTGGGCGAGGCCACGGCGGGCATGTCGCCGGCCCGCCTCCAGCAGATCGTCACCGACGCCGGGCTGCCGGCCACCTATGACCCGGTCAGCGCCATAGAGGCGCTGTCCGCGCTGTTCGGCGACCGGGCGCGGCTGGCCGCGCTGCTGGCCGCCGCCCCGCAGGGCACCCGCTCGCTGCTGGAGCGGCTGGTGTGGGGCCCGCCCTACGGCGAGGTGCGGGACGCGACCGCGCCGGTGCGGGCGGCGGAGGCCGCCGGGCCGGTCCAGTGGCTGCTGGCCCGCGGCCTGCTGCTGCCCTCGGGCCGCAGCACCGTGGTGCTGCCCCGGGAGGCGGCGCTGACCCTGCGCGGCGGCCGGGCGCACCGCGTCCCCGAGCCGGCGGCGCCCGAGGTGGCCACGGTGGCGCGTACCCCCCGGACGGTGGACATGACGGCGGCGGGGCAGGCGTTCACCGCCGTGCGCACCGTCGCGGAGCTCCTGGCGGCCTGGGAGACCGGCGGCCCGGCGGTGCTGCGGGCCGGCGGCCTGAGCGTCCGCGACCTCAAACGGACGGCCACCACCCTCGACCTGACGGAGCAGCAGAGCGCGTTCTGGCTCGAACTCGCCTACGCGGCCGGGCTGGTCGCGGCCGACGGCGAGGTCGACGAGGCGTACGCGCCCACCCCGGCGGCCGACGGCTGGTCCCAACTGCCCGCGCACGAGCAGTGGGCGCGGCTCGCCTCGGCCTGGCTGGCCGCCACCCGCACGCCCGGGCTGGTCGGCAGCCGCGACCCCAAGGGCCGGGCGCTGGCTGCGCTCGGACCCGAGCTGGACCGCTCGCTCACCCCTCAGGTGCGGCGCGCGGTGCTGGGCCTGCTGGCGGGCCTGCCGGCCGGCTCGGCCGCCGACCGGGAGTCCCTGCTGGCCCGGCTGCGCTGGGAGCGGCCGCTGCGGGCGGGGGCGGAGGCGCTGCGCGCCGAGCTGGTGGCGTGGACGCTCCAGGAGGCCGAGGACCTCGGCGTCACCGGCCGCGGCGCGCTGGCCGCGCACGCCCGCCCGCTGCTGCCGGGACCGGCGCCGTCGGAGGGCGAGGACGCGGCGGCGGCCGACGTGGCGGCGGCCGCCGCCGCGCTCGCGCCGCTGCTGCCCGAGCCGCTGGACCACGTGCTGCTCCAGGCCGACCTGACGGCGGTGGCGCCGGGGCCGCTGGTCGCGCCGCTGGCCGAGACGCTGGGGGTGCTGGCCGACATCGAGTCCAAGGGCGGCGCCACGGTCTACCGGTTCACCCCGGAGTCGGTGCGGCGGGCCCTGGACGCGGGACGCACCGCCGACGAGCTGCAACGGTTCCTGTCCGCGCACTCGCGCACCCCGGTGCCGCAGCCGCTGAGCTACCTCGTCGACGACGTCGCCCGCCGTCACGGCACGCTGCGGGTGGGCGCCGCCTCCGCGTACCTGCGCTGCGACGACGAGGCGCTGCTGACCGGGCTGCTGACCGACCGCCGGGCGGCCGGTCTGGGCCTGCGCCGGCTGGCGCCGACGGTGGTGGCCGCGCAGACGGACCCGTCGACGCTGCTGGAGAAGCTGCGGGCGATGGGCCTGGCCCCGGCGGCCGAGTCGCCCGACGGCGACGTGCTGATCACCCGGCCCGACGCCCACCGCACCCCGCCGCGCACCGCCCCCGTGCCGCTGTCGGAGGGGCCGCCGGCGCCGGACGCGAAGCTGCTGGAAGCGGCGATCCACGCGATCCGCGCGGGCGACCGGGCCAGCACCGCGGTACGGCGGGCGCCGGCCGCGCGCGAGGACGGCCCGCCGCGCACCCCGGCCGCCGACACCCTCGCCACCGTGCAGGCGGCGACTCTCGCCGGGGAGTCGCTGTGGATCGGCTACGTCAACGCGGAGGGCGCCGCGAGCCAGCGCGTCATCGCGCCCACCCGGGTGGAGGGCGGCTTCGTGACGGCGTACGACCACACCGCCGACGAGATGCGGCGGTTCGCGCTGCACCGGATCACGGGGGTGTCGGCCATCGCGGACGACTCGGACTGA
- a CDS encoding VanZ family protein — protein sequence MPPPSRPLLQRRSAVGLAARWLVLAALLVGMVAFAVALARVTLVPSPSSDALVHTNLRPGASIRAYLDQPGTRDTVKQIGGNVLLGVPFGVLLPTLFPRFRGLVRVGLLTALVMVMVETAQGTLVEGRAFDIDDVILNTAGALLGYLALGRRLGRALHPRRTHWWHRLGLGAGPRPPAR from the coding sequence GTGCCGCCGCCCTCCAGGCCGCTGCTGCAACGCCGTTCGGCCGTCGGCCTCGCCGCCCGCTGGCTGGTGCTGGCCGCGCTGCTGGTGGGGATGGTCGCCTTCGCGGTGGCGCTGGCCAGGGTCACCCTCGTCCCGTCGCCCTCGTCCGACGCCCTGGTCCACACGAACCTGCGGCCCGGCGCCTCGATCCGCGCCTACCTCGACCAGCCCGGGACGCGCGACACCGTCAAGCAGATCGGCGGCAACGTGCTGCTCGGCGTCCCCTTCGGGGTGCTGCTGCCGACGCTCTTCCCGAGGTTCCGCGGCCTGGTCCGGGTGGGGCTGCTCACCGCCCTGGTGATGGTGATGGTGGAGACGGCCCAGGGCACCCTCGTGGAGGGGCGCGCCTTCGACATCGACGACGTCATCCTCAACACGGCCGGCGCCCTGCTCGGCTACCTGGCGCTCGGCCGCCGTCTCGGCCGCGCCCTGCACCCGCGGCGGACGCACTGGTGGCACCGCCTCGGCCTCGGCGCCGGCCCCCGCCCTCCCGCGCGCTGA